In Halobaculum halobium, a genomic segment contains:
- a CDS encoding AMP-binding protein — protein sequence MSEGEGSADVAAEDEQPTRPPTDGPDWIGDWAGRRASLSPDRVGLVDASTGRSYTYADLDGRAIRTARLLRDAGLGAGDRVVTLSRNRPALVDLFFATGKIGAVLAPLSHRLAPPELAELVGDTDPSAVVVESEFADLAGDALRTAGLDDAPVYTVGDDADDVATAAADLGGESFESARPANADDSGDREDGTVAEGSVDPTESSVSLSDPHLFLHTGGSTGTPKQTVITHRAVYWNSMTTIAAWNLRGDDVTPMPFPLFHTGGWNVLTVPLFHTGGTVVIAREFDPGQVLDTVESREASVLVAVPAVLRMMSEHDDWADTDLSSLRFAKSGGGPCRRSVLEAWWDRGVDLSQGYGLTECGPNNFAMPDDWPREKADAVGVPAPHVSARIVDGDGNRVEDGGIGELELSSPAAAERYWNAPEESAETFGGGWVSTGDLARADADGYYHIEGRKKNMYVSGGENVFPAEVEDALTDHPGIREAVVIGVPDETWGTVGKAVLVGDESLTRSDLDEFLDDRLARFKHPKHLAFVEDVPYSGPSKIDREAVRERFGGER from the coding sequence ATGTCTGAGGGAGAGGGCTCCGCCGACGTGGCGGCCGAAGACGAGCAGCCGACGCGCCCGCCCACAGACGGTCCAGACTGGATCGGCGACTGGGCCGGTCGGCGCGCATCGCTGTCCCCTGACCGCGTGGGGCTCGTCGACGCCTCGACCGGCCGGTCGTACACGTACGCCGACCTCGACGGCCGGGCGATCCGAACCGCTCGACTGCTCCGCGACGCCGGCCTCGGTGCGGGCGACCGGGTCGTGACGCTCTCGCGAAACCGACCCGCGCTCGTGGATCTGTTCTTCGCGACCGGGAAGATCGGAGCCGTGCTCGCGCCGCTGTCGCACCGATTGGCGCCTCCTGAGCTCGCGGAACTCGTCGGCGACACCGACCCGTCGGCAGTCGTCGTCGAGAGCGAGTTCGCCGACCTCGCCGGCGACGCGCTGAGGACGGCCGGCCTCGATGACGCGCCGGTATACACAGTCGGCGACGACGCGGACGACGTCGCGACCGCCGCCGCCGATCTCGGAGGCGAGTCGTTCGAGTCGGCGAGACCCGCCAACGCGGACGACAGCGGAGACCGGGAAGACGGAACCGTCGCCGAGGGATCGGTCGATCCGACCGAGTCGTCGGTGTCGCTGTCGGACCCACACCTGTTCCTCCACACGGGCGGGTCGACTGGAACGCCGAAGCAGACGGTGATCACCCACCGCGCGGTGTACTGGAACTCGATGACGACGATCGCAGCGTGGAACCTCCGGGGCGACGACGTGACGCCGATGCCGTTCCCGCTGTTTCACACCGGCGGGTGGAACGTGCTCACCGTCCCGTTGTTCCACACGGGGGGGACCGTCGTGATAGCCCGGGAGTTCGACCCCGGGCAGGTGCTCGACACCGTCGAGTCCCGGGAGGCGTCGGTCCTCGTCGCGGTGCCGGCGGTGCTGCGAATGATGAGCGAACACGACGACTGGGCCGACACCGACCTGTCGTCGCTGCGGTTCGCCAAGTCCGGCGGCGGACCGTGTCGCCGGTCGGTACTGGAGGCGTGGTGGGACCGCGGCGTCGACCTCTCGCAGGGGTACGGGCTCACAGAGTGCGGTCCGAACAACTTCGCGATGCCGGACGACTGGCCCCGCGAGAAGGCCGACGCCGTCGGCGTGCCGGCGCCCCACGTCTCCGCGCGGATCGTCGACGGCGACGGGAACCGGGTCGAGGACGGCGGGATCGGGGAGTTGGAGCTGTCGAGTCCGGCCGCCGCGGAGCGATACTGGAACGCCCCCGAGGAGTCCGCCGAGACGTTCGGGGGCGGGTGGGTGTCGACCGGCGATCTGGCGCGCGCCGACGCCGACGGCTACTACCACATCGAAGGGCGAAAGAAGAACATGTACGTCAGCGGCGGCGAGAACGTCTTCCCCGCCGAGGTCGAGGACGCCCTCACCGACCATCCAGGGATCCGAGAGGCGGTCGTCATCGGCGTCCCCGACGAGACGTGGGGGACCGTCGGAAAGGCGGTCCTCGTCGGCGACGAGTCGCTGACGCGATCGGATCTGGACGAGTTCCTCGACGACCGACTCGCGCGGTTCAAGCACCCGAAACACCTCGCATTCGTCGAGGACGTCCCGTACTCGGGCCCCTCGAAGATAGACCGCGAGGCGGTTCGCGAGCGGTTCGGCGGTGAACGGTGA
- a CDS encoding ABC transporter ATP-binding protein, whose translation MLRTSGLTKRFGGLTAVDDVDFALDSNELCSLIGPNGAGKTTFFNLLTGVLTPTAGTVELRAEDSPVNTADDGADARNESDEGDADSWRDITGAAPHEIASLGVHRSYQVTNVFPNSTVLENVRVAAQAAGGDGANFWRNARQLDRYIEEAYGILDRVDLADRAEEPASALSHGAKRQLEVGVALAGDPDVLLLDEPNAGVSSESVDRVVDLIEDVATDHAVLLVEHNMDIVMEVSDRVVVLNQGAVIADDEPAAVRDDPAVQRAYLGGYEPGSAGDGGEAA comes from the coding sequence ATGCTCCGAACGAGCGGTCTCACGAAGCGGTTCGGCGGACTCACCGCCGTCGACGACGTGGACTTCGCGCTCGACAGCAACGAACTGTGCTCGCTCATCGGTCCCAACGGCGCCGGTAAGACGACGTTCTTCAACCTCCTCACGGGGGTCCTCACCCCAACAGCGGGTACCGTCGAACTCCGGGCGGAGGACAGCCCCGTCAACACCGCCGACGACGGGGCGGACGCGAGGAACGAATCCGACGAGGGCGACGCAGACAGCTGGCGCGACATCACCGGCGCCGCACCACACGAAATCGCGTCGCTCGGCGTCCACCGGTCGTATCAAGTGACGAACGTGTTTCCGAACTCGACCGTGCTGGAGAACGTCCGCGTCGCCGCGCAGGCCGCCGGCGGCGACGGAGCGAACTTCTGGCGCAACGCCCGACAGCTCGACCGGTACATCGAGGAGGCGTACGGGATTCTCGACCGCGTCGACTTGGCGGACCGCGCCGAGGAGCCGGCCAGTGCGCTCTCGCACGGGGCCAAGCGCCAACTAGAGGTCGGCGTCGCGCTCGCGGGCGACCCGGACGTGCTCCTCCTCGACGAGCCCAACGCCGGCGTCTCCTCCGAGAGCGTCGACCGCGTCGTCGACCTGATCGAGGACGTCGCGACCGACCACGCCGTGCTGCTCGTCGAGCACAACATGGACATCGTGATGGAGGTGTCCGACCGCGTCGTCGTGCTCAACCAAGGCGCGGTGATCGCGGACGACGAGCCCGCGGCCGTCAGGGACGACCCCGCAGTCCAACGGGCCTATCTGGGCGGTTACGAGCCCGGTAGCGCCGGGGACGGAGGTGAAGCGGCGTGA
- a CDS encoding ABC transporter ATP-binding protein — translation MSGVETYYGDSHVLEGVDLEVYEGEVVALMGRNGVGKTTTLRSVLQLTPPREGSIEYRGEELVGRETHEVAARGLGWIPEDRRMFGQLTVEENVRVAVPDSDDADAALDLAFETFPDLRDRKGAKAGDLSGGQQQMLAIARGLVGDNDLLLVDEPSEGLAPLIVEAVADALTEAAADTTMLLVEQNLPLALDVADRFYVLDHGTVVDEGDTDAVSAEGERLRRYLSA, via the coding sequence TTGTCGGGCGTCGAGACGTACTACGGCGACAGCCACGTGCTCGAGGGGGTCGACCTCGAGGTGTACGAGGGCGAGGTCGTCGCGCTGATGGGGCGCAACGGCGTCGGCAAGACGACGACGCTGCGCTCGGTGCTGCAACTGACGCCTCCCCGCGAGGGGTCGATCGAGTATCGCGGCGAGGAGCTCGTCGGCCGGGAGACCCACGAGGTCGCCGCCCGCGGACTCGGCTGGATCCCCGAGGACCGGCGGATGTTCGGACAGCTCACGGTCGAAGAAAACGTCCGTGTCGCGGTCCCCGATTCCGACGACGCCGACGCGGCGCTGGACCTGGCTTTCGAGACGTTCCCCGACCTCCGAGACCGAAAGGGCGCGAAGGCGGGTGACCTCTCCGGCGGCCAACAGCAGATGCTGGCCATCGCCCGCGGACTCGTCGGCGACAACGACCTGCTGCTGGTCGACGAGCCCAGCGAGGGGCTGGCGCCGCTCATCGTCGAAGCGGTCGCGGACGCGCTGACCGAGGCGGCCGCGGACACGACGATGCTGTTAGTCGAACAGAACCTCCCGCTCGCGCTCGACGTGGCGGATCGGTTCTACGTGCTGGATCACGGCACCGTCGTCGACGAGGGCGACACCGACGCCGTCAGCGCCGAGGGCGAGCGACTCCGGAGGTACCTCTCGGCATGA
- a CDS encoding SufS family cysteine desulfurase, with protein MTFDASKIRDDFPVLERRVNGHPLTYLDNAATTHTPRQVYDVFEEFYAGYNANIHRGIHELSYEASVAYEQAHDRVAEFLGADGREEIVFTKNTTESINLVAYGLSQRLDADDEIVATEMDHHASLVTWQQIAKRTGATVRHIPVTADGHLDMDAARDLITDDTAVVCAPHVSNVLGTINPIEDLVALAHDHDAYAVVDGAQSAPTRPVDVGAMDADFFAFSGHKFAGPTGIGGLYGKRAILEDFDPFLFGGEMIRNVTLSDSTWNELPWKFEAGTPPIAEGIALGAAVDYLEDLGMEAVRAHENDLAQYLLRELADREFVRTYGPDVGEERAGLVSFNVKGVHGHDLSSLLNDRGIAIRAGDHCTQPLHDRLDIPGSARASFYVYNTRAEIDRLLDVVDTARDDLDDYLTSDRYHDLISEHHYDPQNQGGLTDPTFVKSSEETTCGDDGEFHVTITDDRIEEIAFESQSCAVSRAVASLLSEHLEGMPVAEVAELDGYVASELDGQYPDIRRECVEGPEDVIREAAREYVATEQRAGPV; from the coding sequence ATGACCTTCGACGCGTCGAAGATACGCGACGATTTCCCCGTCCTCGAGCGTCGGGTGAACGGGCATCCTCTCACCTATCTCGACAACGCCGCCACCACGCACACGCCCAGACAGGTGTACGACGTGTTCGAGGAGTTCTACGCGGGCTACAACGCGAACATCCATCGCGGGATCCACGAGCTCAGTTACGAGGCCTCGGTGGCGTACGAGCAGGCTCACGACCGGGTCGCCGAGTTCCTCGGCGCCGACGGTCGCGAGGAGATCGTCTTTACAAAGAACACCACCGAGAGCATCAACCTCGTCGCGTACGGGCTCAGCCAGCGCCTCGACGCCGACGACGAGATCGTCGCCACCGAGATGGACCACCACGCTTCGCTGGTCACCTGGCAGCAGATCGCGAAGCGGACGGGCGCGACCGTCCGCCACATCCCCGTCACGGCCGACGGGCACCTCGACATGGACGCCGCCCGTGACCTCATCACCGACGACACCGCGGTCGTGTGTGCGCCCCACGTCTCGAACGTCCTCGGCACGATCAATCCCATCGAAGATCTCGTGGCGCTCGCGCACGACCACGACGCGTACGCGGTCGTCGACGGCGCACAGTCCGCGCCGACGCGTCCCGTCGACGTGGGGGCGATGGACGCGGACTTCTTCGCGTTCAGTGGCCACAAGTTCGCCGGCCCCACCGGTATCGGCGGGCTGTACGGGAAAAGAGCGATCTTGGAGGACTTCGACCCGTTCCTGTTCGGCGGGGAGATGATCCGGAACGTCACCCTCTCCGACTCGACGTGGAACGAACTCCCATGGAAGTTCGAGGCCGGCACCCCGCCCATCGCGGAGGGAATCGCACTCGGCGCCGCCGTCGACTACCTCGAAGACCTCGGCATGGAAGCCGTTCGCGCCCACGAGAACGACCTCGCCCAGTACCTCCTGCGGGAACTCGCCGACCGCGAGTTCGTCCGGACGTACGGCCCCGACGTCGGCGAGGAACGCGCCGGGCTCGTCTCGTTCAACGTCAAGGGCGTCCACGGGCACGACCTCTCCAGCCTCCTCAACGATCGCGGGATCGCCATCCGCGCCGGCGATCACTGCACCCAACCGCTGCACGATCGCCTCGATATCCCAGGATCCGCCCGCGCTTCGTTCTACGTCTACAACACTCGCGCGGAAATCGACCGCCTTCTCGACGTCGTGGACACCGCCCGCGACGATCTCGACGACTACCTCACGTCCGACCGCTACCACGATCTCATCAGCGAGCACCATTACGACCCGCAGAACCAAGGCGGCCTCACCGACCCGACGTTCGTGAAGTCCTCCGAGGAGACCACCTGCGGCGACGACGGCGAGTTCCACGTCACGATCACCGACGACCGCATCGAGGAGATCGCCTTCGAGAGCCAAAGCTGTGCGGTCAGCCGCGCCGTCGCCAGCCTCCTCTCGGAGCACCTCGAAGGGATGCCGGTCGCCGAGGTCGCGGAGCTCGACGGCTACGTCGCCAGCGAACTCGACGGCCAGTACCCCGACATCCGTCGCGAGTGCGTCGAAGGCCCCGAGGACGTGATCCGGGAGGCCGCCCGCGAGTACGTTGCAACGGAACAGCGTGCAGGACCCGTGTGA
- a CDS encoding type 1 glutamine amidotransferase — translation MILVLDNAVDGGYMADEIAHFLPDAHVYNYPNEDGDPSLADVDGVVIGGSEVGVYDEPDQPWITDQKRFARRLVEEGVPTLGICFGHQILNAALGGSVVDSGTARLHLRDAEFDDDDPLFDGVEPTVPVLHSDVVTELGEGMELIGRADYYEYFATRHRDSPVWSVQYHPEFTPRIVDEYDGWEETDRSFEESTATRTLRNFADLVESHGSD, via the coding sequence ATGATCTTGGTACTCGATAACGCGGTCGACGGCGGCTACATGGCCGACGAGATCGCGCACTTCCTCCCCGACGCTCACGTGTACAACTATCCGAACGAGGACGGCGACCCGAGCCTCGCGGACGTGGACGGCGTCGTCATCGGCGGGAGCGAGGTCGGCGTGTACGACGAACCGGACCAACCGTGGATCACCGATCAAAAGCGGTTCGCGCGCCGCCTCGTTGAGGAGGGCGTGCCGACGCTCGGCATCTGCTTCGGCCACCAGATCCTGAACGCAGCGCTCGGCGGGTCAGTCGTGGACAGCGGGACGGCTCGCCTCCACCTCAGGGACGCCGAATTCGACGACGACGACCCCCTGTTCGACGGTGTCGAACCGACCGTCCCCGTTCTCCACTCCGACGTGGTCACGGAACTGGGGGAGGGCATGGAGCTCATCGGGCGCGCGGACTACTACGAGTACTTCGCTACCCGACACCGCGACAGTCCCGTGTGGTCCGTGCAGTATCACCCCGAGTTCACGCCTCGGATCGTCGACGAGTACGACGGCTGGGAGGAGACCGACCGCTCCTTCGAAGAGTCCACCGCTACTCGAACGCTCAGGAACTTCGCGGACCTCGTGGAGTCGCACGGGAGCGATTGA
- a CDS encoding MaoC family dehydratase, which translates to MPVATVGDDATASIDVTTETIDAYAEITGDENPIHLDDAYASETMFGSRIAHGMLGAGVVSAALASLPGDIIYLDQDCSFEAPVRPGDTVEARATVREELGGDRIRVETVAAVDGETVIEGLATVLSVPHEP; encoded by the coding sequence ATGCCAGTCGCAACCGTCGGCGACGATGCGACCGCGAGTATCGACGTGACGACTGAAACGATCGACGCGTACGCGGAGATCACCGGCGACGAGAATCCGATTCACCTCGACGACGCCTACGCGAGCGAGACGATGTTCGGCAGCCGGATCGCCCACGGAATGCTCGGCGCAGGCGTCGTCAGCGCCGCGCTCGCGTCGCTCCCCGGCGATATTATCTATCTCGACCAGGACTGCTCGTTCGAAGCACCGGTCCGTCCGGGTGACACGGTTGAGGCGCGCGCGACCGTCCGGGAGGAACTCGGCGGCGACCGGATCCGCGTTGAGACGGTCGCCGCCGTCGACGGTGAGACCGTCATCGAGGGACTGGCGACGGTGCTGTCGGTCCCCCACGAGCCTTGA
- a CDS encoding ABC transporter substrate-binding protein — protein MSDRITRRRTLAALGATGIAGLAGCAGGNGGDETETSADTTAADTEASDDMDGTTTGSSGGASGTVKIGVLQPISGDLQYYGQQALWGFSSGLGYKAGAEPSVTAETGSQTVTVGDVDYELYIRDTQFSADTSQTLATNLVTDEEVDMLFGCASSGAASRVSTTVAQQAGVPYMAGPAASASITGDSETCSDMVFRASENTAMDARSGGKYVAQESDVSRVYLFGADYSFGRAVVNNYEQVLTNEGVEIVGKRFVPQGYSEWEGLLDNAVEAGAEGIVGGFTVATLPSLFTTYLQGDYDFTVFGGFATAITNNVIGGLLQNQLGEPLTQEKLDGLGVGPFTTRYHWNQYDNEINSTFVDGYVNAYGRVPDLFTSGTFTAASAIVQGVEASGSTDGADIAEALRGMTVADTPKGTDAYTFQEYNNQARSQMTVADVVPTADEWSDAWGAAVQPSDPVARISADETTIPADSDDMGCSL, from the coding sequence ATGAGCGATCGTATCACACGACGGCGGACGCTGGCCGCGCTGGGTGCGACGGGCATCGCCGGATTGGCCGGCTGTGCCGGCGGCAACGGCGGCGACGAGACCGAGACCAGTGCTGATACTACTGCGGCAGACACGGAGGCAAGCGACGACATGGACGGGACAACGACGGGGAGTTCGGGCGGGGCGTCGGGAACGGTGAAGATCGGCGTGCTCCAGCCCATCTCGGGCGATCTTCAGTACTACGGTCAACAGGCGCTGTGGGGGTTCTCCTCCGGGCTCGGGTACAAGGCCGGCGCCGAGCCGTCGGTGACGGCTGAGACCGGAAGCCAGACCGTCACCGTCGGCGACGTCGACTACGAGCTGTACATCCGCGACACCCAGTTCTCTGCGGATACGTCCCAGACGCTCGCGACGAACCTCGTCACGGACGAGGAGGTCGACATGCTGTTCGGCTGCGCCTCGTCGGGCGCCGCTAGCCGCGTGAGCACGACCGTCGCCCAACAGGCCGGTGTTCCGTACATGGCGGGGCCGGCGGCGTCGGCGTCGATCACCGGCGATTCTGAAACCTGCAGCGACATGGTGTTTCGCGCGTCCGAGAACACGGCGATGGACGCCCGCTCGGGCGGAAAGTACGTCGCCCAAGAGTCGGACGTGTCGCGGGTGTACCTCTTCGGCGCCGACTACTCGTTCGGTCGCGCCGTCGTCAACAACTACGAGCAGGTGCTCACGAACGAGGGCGTCGAGATCGTCGGCAAGCGCTTCGTCCCGCAGGGGTACAGCGAGTGGGAGGGGCTGCTCGACAACGCCGTCGAAGCGGGCGCCGAGGGAATCGTCGGCGGGTTCACCGTCGCGACGCTTCCGTCGCTGTTCACGACGTACCTGCAGGGCGACTACGACTTCACGGTGTTCGGCGGATTCGCGACGGCCATCACGAACAACGTCATCGGCGGGCTACTCCAGAACCAGCTAGGGGAACCGCTCACCCAGGAGAAGCTCGACGGGCTCGGCGTCGGACCCTTCACCACCCGCTACCACTGGAATCAGTACGACAACGAGATCAACTCGACGTTCGTCGACGGCTACGTGAACGCGTACGGACGGGTTCCCGACCTGTTCACGTCCGGGACGTTCACTGCCGCCTCCGCGATCGTGCAGGGGGTGGAGGCGAGCGGATCGACCGACGGCGCGGACATTGCAGAGGCGCTGCGCGGCATGACCGTCGCCGACACGCCGAAGGGAACGGACGCGTACACCTTCCAAGAGTACAATAACCAGGCCCGTTCGCAAATGACTGTCGCGGACGTGGTCCCCACCGCCGACGAGTGGAGCGACGCCTGGGGGGCGGCCGTTCAGCCGAGCGATCCCGTCGCGCGTATCTCGGCCGACGAGACGACGATCCCGGCCGACAGCGACGACATGGGCTGCTCGCTGTAG
- a CDS encoding alpha/beta fold hydrolase: protein MQRADHDGVEIAYEERGRDPAEAETVVLCEGLGYGRWMWNWQTDALAESYHLLVWDNRGTGDSDVPAGPYTIDQLAGDLESVLDDAGVDAAHVVGASMGGMVAQRYAIDYDRAESLTLLCTSPGGPEAVPTPESTLGRMFSVPDDANEREAIRYKMAPAVTDGFIEENGDLVERIVDWRLASDAPPSAREAQAAAVQAFDASDELDAIDVSTLVMHGTDDRVLPVENGELLAAAIPEAAAEFVEGGSHLFFIEDAERVNDRLREFLADV, encoded by the coding sequence GTGCAACGTGCGGACCACGACGGCGTCGAAATCGCCTACGAGGAGCGCGGCCGCGACCCGGCCGAGGCGGAGACGGTCGTCCTGTGTGAGGGGCTCGGCTACGGTCGCTGGATGTGGAACTGGCAGACAGACGCCCTCGCCGAGTCGTATCACCTGCTGGTGTGGGACAACCGGGGGACCGGCGACTCCGACGTTCCGGCGGGACCGTACACGATCGACCAACTCGCTGGCGATCTCGAGAGCGTGCTCGACGACGCCGGCGTCGACGCAGCCCACGTCGTCGGGGCGTCGATGGGCGGCATGGTCGCCCAGCGATACGCGATCGACTACGACAGGGCAGAGTCCCTCACGCTGCTTTGTACCTCGCCCGGGGGACCGGAGGCGGTGCCGACGCCGGAGTCGACGCTGGGGCGGATGTTCTCGGTGCCCGACGACGCGAACGAGCGCGAGGCGATCCGGTACAAGATGGCGCCCGCCGTCACCGACGGCTTCATCGAGGAGAACGGGGATCTCGTCGAACGGATCGTCGACTGGCGGCTCGCGTCGGACGCGCCACCGAGCGCGAGGGAGGCACAGGCAGCGGCTGTGCAAGCGTTCGACGCGAGCGACGAACTCGACGCGATCGACGTGTCGACGCTGGTCATGCACGGCACCGACGACCGCGTGCTTCCCGTTGAGAACGGCGAGCTGCTGGCCGCTGCGATCCCGGAGGCGGCCGCCGAGTTCGTCGAGGGCGGGTCGCATCTGTTCTTCATCGAAGACGCCGAACGGGTGAATGACCGCCTCCGCGAGTTCCTCGCCGATGTCTGA
- a CDS encoding helix-turn-helix domain-containing protein, producing the protein MIDVTLDMEQYDCPFIHATEEHDLAFSAVHWEFDTATDSLETRMVVEGDDRETLGRGLTELREHEGLREYTLLSKTGGVGHIRTVIDETAAMSTVRDGGGYITGPFYIADGSELWHVGFDDRGEADGTLSRLDRDNEYQVLERDEPDLPELQGFIQNAGAAMTLIEGCKDLSDVERQTLETAASEGYFESPRSATLGTLAEEFDVSKPAVSKNLRRGQRKMLQRVVDAMGELEE; encoded by the coding sequence ATGATCGACGTCACCCTGGACATGGAGCAGTACGACTGTCCGTTCATCCACGCCACAGAGGAGCACGATCTGGCGTTCTCGGCGGTGCACTGGGAGTTCGACACCGCGACAGACTCGCTGGAGACCCGGATGGTCGTCGAGGGTGACGACCGCGAGACGCTCGGACGGGGGTTGACCGAACTGCGGGAACACGAGGGGCTCCGCGAGTACACCCTCCTCTCGAAAACCGGCGGCGTCGGTCACATTCGGACCGTCATCGACGAGACGGCCGCGATGTCGACCGTCCGCGACGGCGGCGGCTACATCACCGGGCCGTTCTACATCGCCGACGGATCGGAGCTGTGGCACGTGGGGTTCGACGACCGCGGCGAGGCGGACGGAACGCTCTCGCGGCTCGACCGCGACAACGAGTACCAGGTGCTCGAACGCGACGAGCCCGACCTCCCCGAACTGCAGGGCTTCATCCAGAACGCCGGCGCCGCGATGACGCTCATCGAGGGGTGTAAGGACCTCTCGGACGTGGAACGCCAAACGCTCGAGACCGCCGCCTCCGAGGGGTACTTCGAGAGTCCGCGCTCGGCGACCCTCGGAACGCTCGCCGAGGAGTTCGACGTGTCCAAGCCGGCCGTGTCGAAGAACCTCCGGCGCGGCCAACGGAAGATGCTCCAACGGGTGGTCGACGCGATGGGCGAACTGGAGGAGTAG